A single window of Alosa alosa isolate M-15738 ecotype Scorff River chromosome 11, AALO_Geno_1.1, whole genome shotgun sequence DNA harbors:
- the ube2na gene encoding ubiquitin-conjugating enzyme E2Na, producing MAGLPRRIIKETQRLLAEPVPGIKAEPDEGNARYFHVVIAGPQDSPFEGGTFKLELFLPEEYPMAAPKVRFMTKIYHPNVDKLGRICLDILKDKWSPALQIRTVLLSIQALLSAPNPDDPLANDVAEQWKTNEAQAIETARTWTRLYAGNNIEV from the exons ATGGCAGGACTGCCCCGCAGGATCATCAAG gagacACAGCGCTTGCTGGCAGAACCGGTGCCAGGCATCAAAGCGGAGCCAGACGAGGGGAACGCACGCTACTTCCATGTGGTGATCGCCGGGCCGCAGGACTCGCCGTTCGAGGGCGGCACCTTCAAGCTGGAGCTCTTCCTGCCCGAGGAGTACCCCATGGCTGCACCCAAAGTCCGTTTTATGACCAAAATCTACCACCCCAACGTCGACAAGCTGGGCAGAATATGTCTAGACATTCTGAAAG ATAAGTGGTCCCCAGCGTTGCAGATACGCACAGTGCTGCTGTCCATCCAAGCATTACTAAGTGCTCCAAACCCAGATGATCCTCTAGCCAATGATGTTGCGGAGCAGTGGAAGACCAATGAAGCTCAAGCCATAGAAACAG cACGGACATGGACCAGGCTGTATGCCGGGAACAACATAGAAGTGTAG
- the nudt4a gene encoding nudix (nucleoside diphosphate linked moiety X)-type motif 4a isoform X3, producing MMKFKPNQTRTYDGEGFKKRAACLCFKNEREDEVLLVSSSRHPDQWIVPGGGMEPEEEPCGAAVREVYEEAGVRGTLGRLLGVFEQNQDSKHRTYVYVLTVTEMLEDWEDSVNIGRKRKWFKIDEAIRVLQCHKPVHAEYLRKLTANCSPSNGNSQETVTQDDNAPHHVTPSQDCSQTHVHR from the exons ATGATGAAGTTTAAGCCCAACCAGACTAGGACTTACGATGGCGAGGGTTTTAAAAAACGAGCCGCCTGCTTGTGTTTTAAAAACGAACGGGAGGACGAG gtgCTACTTGTGAGCAGTAGTCGACACCCAGACCAGTGGATAGTTCCAGGAGGAGGAATGGAACCAGAGGAGGAGCCCTGTGGAGCAGCTGTACGGGAGGTGTATGAAGAG GCTGGAGTGAGAGGCACCCTGGGAAGACTCCTGGGGGTGTTTGAG CAGAACCAGGACAGCAAACACAGGACGTATGTGTACGTCCTCACGGTGACCGAGATGCTTGAAGACTGGGAAGACTCAGTCAACATCG GCCGCAAAAGGAAGTGGTTCAAGATAGACGAGGCGATCCGTGTGCTGCAGTGCCACAAGCCTGTCCACGCCGAGTACCTCCGCAAGCTCACGGCTAACTGCAGCCCCTCCAATGGCAACAGTCAGGAGACGGTCACCCAGGACGACAATGCTCCCCACCACGTCACGCCCTCACAGGACTGCAGCCAGACCCACGTACACAGATAG
- the si:ch211-264e16.2 gene encoding chitin synthase chs-1 — MPHFDIITNVMLLNSVSVLSAVFQVWAGCIAQERKRIIAIPIMAIVLILLGYLLFALGFLLEKRNDPQIETQVAISVRTAILGSVLVSLNWWENYTTLFNITFLENMSKDIAKSRNMIVSSALCHWFVVVACKMHALRSSFAVPMYLASVAVLAVILGPMIFIYRTSEDTTTHCENLKDIQIFNKTFKGPEWALKLVVDNTQTLCARNDVQELDKATLAFLGSSTINWWLGLILSTIYIWFLRIQRIERTQGLFVRRLYEGPFLEQSMLLNTRFEILKINKSKRLDKYRPKGNPSNDVGFEFHIFFDDAYKDVTDSCGRHVNEYAETVVEVLREVYIVFSEDDPSLFKQRPLLPSQKIINTPYGGRLQYILPKGNTLMVHFKDKLLIRHKKRWSQIMYLYYLLGWRLNNKYARVWAGLGRAGLGKFDQGIDEKTLAEELKREKDNTYILALDGDTDFQPCAVMLLVDRLKQYSEVGAACGRIHPTGSGPMVWYQKFEYAVGHWMQKTAEHVMGCVLCSPGCFSLFRASALMDDNVMKKYTTKATEAGHYVQYDQGEDRWLCTLLLQQGWRVEYNAAADAYTNAPQDFKEFYNQRRRWGPSTMANTIDLLGSGKLTSQKNSSISMPFILYQIITMMASILGPSTICLMIAGSLIYIFKLEANHALIIAVVPPAVYLGLCFKLKSDTQIKVAGVMSIVYALFMTATIPTIIGQMVEEQTFVTPAGIFFISMVLMYVSAAALHPQEFSLVVYGLLYFLCIPSGYLLLTIYSIVNMNNVTWGTRESGGGAAKTPLAALQRRTLQAKLCECLCCRAPPEEEPKQDMVAQTMAGTEMQELDDYHDCKPQERIYTMIHYVSFIDTETKSGRKLQKQQSSDELDEQDPDILEAHLYKNGLGQEALCFQNPTAVERSVKLV, encoded by the exons ATGCCACATTTCGACATCATCACCAACGTGATGCTGTTGAACAGCGTCAGTGTCCTTTCTGCAGTGTTCCAGGTGTGGGCCGGGTGCATCGcccaagagaggaagaggatcaTTGCCATCCCCATCATGGCTATTGTGCTGATCTTACTGGGGTACTTGCTCTTTGCTCTTGGCTTTCTCCTAGAAAAAAGGAATGATCCTCAGATCGAGACTCAAGTCGCAATATCGGTGAGAACAGCCATACTTGGGTCCGTCCTCGTCTCTCTAAACTGGTGGGAGAACTACACCACCCTCTTTAACATTACCTTCTTAGAGAACATGTCGAAGGACATTGCCAAATCTCGGAACATG ATAGTGTCCTCTGCGTTGTGTCATTGGTTTGTGGTGGTGGCCTGCAAGATGCACGCCCTGAGAAGTAGCTTTGCCGTGCCCATGTACTTGGCTTCAGTGGCCGTCCTAGCTGTAATCTTGGGTCCAATGATCTTCATTTATAGAACATCGGAAGACACTACTACTCACTGTGAGAACCTGAAAGACATCCAAATCTTCAACAAAACCTTCAAAGGTCCAGAATGGGCCTTGAAGCTAGTGGTCGACAACACACAAACGCTGTGTGCCCGGAATGATGTGCAGGAGCTGGACAAGGCCACCCTCGCTTTCCTGGGCAGCTCCACCATTAACTGGTGGTTGGGGCTCATCCTGAGCACCATCTACATCTGGTTCCTGCGCATTCAGCGCATCGAGAGAACCCAAGGCCTGTTTGTCAGGAGGCTCTATGAAGGTCCTTTTCTAGAACAGTCCATGTTGCTCAACACACGATTTGAGATCTTGAAAATAAACAAGTCTAAAAG ATTGGACAAGTACAGGCCGAAGGGGAACCCGAGCAATGATGTGGGTTTTGAGTTCCACATCTTCTTCGATGATGCTTACAAAGACGTTACAGACAGCTGTGGACGGCATGTGAACGAGTACGCAGAAACTGTAGTGGAAGTACTAAGGGAGGTGTACAT AGTCTTCAGTGAGGATGACCCGAGTCTATTCAAACAGAGGCCTCTGCTGCCCAGTCAGAAGATCATCAACACACCGTATGGCGGGCGGCTTCAGTACATTCTGCCCAAGGGCAACACCCTCATGGTGCACTTCAAGGACAAGCTGCTGATTCGGCACAAGAAGCGGTGGTCACAG ATAATGTACCTCTACTATCTGCTTGGCTGGAGATTAAACAACAAGTATGCTAGAGTTTGGGCAGGTTTGGGCAGGGCAGGTTTGGGCAAGTTTGATCAAGGAATAGATGAGAAGACTCTGGCAGAGGAACTAAAG AGAGAAAAGGACAACACGTACATCCTGGCATTGGACGGGGACACTGATTTTCAGCCATGTGCAGTGATGCTTCTTGTCGACCGGCTGAAGCAGTACTCAGAGGTGGGCGCAGCCTGTGGCAGGATTCACCCTACTGGCTCAG gtccCATGGTGTGGTACCAGAAGTTTGAGTATGCGGTGGGCCACTGGATGCAGAAGACCGCTGAGCATGTGATGGGTTGTGTGCTCTGCAGCCCCGGCTGCTTCAGCCTGTTCAGGGCCTCGGCCCTCATGGACGACAACGTCATGAAGAAGTACACCACCAAAGCCACCGAGGCAGGCCACTACGTGCAGTATGACCAAG GTGAGGACCGCTGGCTGTGCACCCTGCTGTTGCAGCAGGGCTGGAGGGTGGAGTACAATGCGGCGGCGGACGCCTACACCAACGCCCCGCAGGACTTCAAGGAGTTCTATAACCAGCGGCGCCGCTGGGGGCCCTCCACCATGGCCAACACCATCGACCTCCTGGGCTCTGGCAAACTCACCTCCCAGAAGAACAGCTCCATCTCTATGCCCTTCATCCTCTACCAGATCATCACCATGATGGCCTCCATCTTGGGCCCGTCCACCATCTGCCTCATGATCGcag GAAGTTTGATCTATATTTTCAAACTTGAAGCCAATCATGCCTTGATAATTGCAGTAGTGCCCCCTGCTGTCTACCTCGGGCTCTGCTTCAAACTgaaatcagacacacagatcaaaGTAGCTGGGGTGATGAGCATCGTATATGCCTTATTCATGACAGCGACAATTCCAACAATCATTG GTCAGATGGTGGAGGAGCAGACGTTTGTGACGCCCGCAGGCATATTCTTCATCAGCATGGTGCTGATGTACGTCAGCGCAGCTGCGCTGCACCCCCAGGAGTTCTCCCTGGTGGTGTACGGCCTCCTCTACTTCCTGTGCATCCCCAGCGGCTACCTGCTGCTCACCATCTACTCCATCGTCAACATGAACAACGTGACGTGGGGCACGCGGGAGAGCGGGGGTGGTGCGGCCAAGACTCCTCTGGCGGCCCTGCAGCGGCGCACCCTGCAGGCCAAACTCTGCGAATGTCTCTGCTGTAGGGCCCCCCCCGAGGAGGAACCCAAGCAAGACATGGTggctcagacaatggcaggaACTGAAATGCAAGAACTGGATGACTACCATGACTGTAAACCACAAGAGAG AATTTATACCATGATCCATTATGTGTCATTTATTGACACTGAGACCAAATCTGGGCGAAAGTTACAGAAGCAACAATCCTCTGATGAGCTTGATGAGCAG GACCCTGACATCCTAGAAGCACATCTTTACAAAAATGGGCTGGGCCAGGAAGCACTATGCTTCCAGAACCCAACAGCAGTGGAGCGCTCAGTGAAGCTGGTGTAA
- the nudt4a gene encoding nudix (nucleoside diphosphate linked moiety X)-type motif 4a isoform X1, with protein sequence MCWRGAGTWRCAEQVTLCTTAPNDLSTAIYRTRPEALAAPGHILFPTSLSLSDKLAPSLSLSFFPSPCHTTYCSCVKPLQIKAVLLVSSSRHPDQWIVPGGGMEPEEEPCGAAVREVYEEAGVRGTLGRLLGVFEQNQDSKHRTYVYVLTVTEMLEDWEDSVNIGRKRKWFKIDEAIRVLQCHKPVHAEYLRKLTANCSPSNGNSQETVTQDDNAPHHVTPSQDCSQTHVHR encoded by the exons ATGTGTTGGCGGGGGGCGGGGACTTGGAGGTGTGCTGAGCAAGTTACACTATGTACTACAGCACCAAATGACCTATCAACTGCAATTTATAGAACCAGGCCGGAGGCTCTAGCGGCCCCCGGACATATTCTCTTTCCCacctcactctcgctctctgataaacttgctccctctctctctctgtctttctttccctctccctgtcaCACTACATACTGTAGCTGCGTGAAGCCACTTCAGATTAAAGCC gtgCTACTTGTGAGCAGTAGTCGACACCCAGACCAGTGGATAGTTCCAGGAGGAGGAATGGAACCAGAGGAGGAGCCCTGTGGAGCAGCTGTACGGGAGGTGTATGAAGAG GCTGGAGTGAGAGGCACCCTGGGAAGACTCCTGGGGGTGTTTGAG CAGAACCAGGACAGCAAACACAGGACGTATGTGTACGTCCTCACGGTGACCGAGATGCTTGAAGACTGGGAAGACTCAGTCAACATCG GCCGCAAAAGGAAGTGGTTCAAGATAGACGAGGCGATCCGTGTGCTGCAGTGCCACAAGCCTGTCCACGCCGAGTACCTCCGCAAGCTCACGGCTAACTGCAGCCCCTCCAATGGCAACAGTCAGGAGACGGTCACCCAGGACGACAATGCTCCCCACCACGTCACGCCCTCACAGGACTGCAGCCAGACCCACGTACACAGATAG
- the nudt4a gene encoding nudix (nucleoside diphosphate linked moiety X)-type motif 4a isoform X2: MCWRGAGTWRCAEQVTLCTTAPNDLSTAIYRTRPEALAAPGHILFPTSLSLSDKLAPSLSLSFFPSPCHTTYCSCVKPLQIKAVLLVSSSRHPDQWIVPGGGMEPEEEPCGAAVREVYEEAGVRGTLGRLLGVFENQDSKHRTYVYVLTVTEMLEDWEDSVNIGRKRKWFKIDEAIRVLQCHKPVHAEYLRKLTANCSPSNGNSQETVTQDDNAPHHVTPSQDCSQTHVHR; the protein is encoded by the exons ATGTGTTGGCGGGGGGCGGGGACTTGGAGGTGTGCTGAGCAAGTTACACTATGTACTACAGCACCAAATGACCTATCAACTGCAATTTATAGAACCAGGCCGGAGGCTCTAGCGGCCCCCGGACATATTCTCTTTCCCacctcactctcgctctctgataaacttgctccctctctctctctgtctttctttccctctccctgtcaCACTACATACTGTAGCTGCGTGAAGCCACTTCAGATTAAAGCC gtgCTACTTGTGAGCAGTAGTCGACACCCAGACCAGTGGATAGTTCCAGGAGGAGGAATGGAACCAGAGGAGGAGCCCTGTGGAGCAGCTGTACGGGAGGTGTATGAAGAG GCTGGAGTGAGAGGCACCCTGGGAAGACTCCTGGGGGTGTTTGAG AACCAGGACAGCAAACACAGGACGTATGTGTACGTCCTCACGGTGACCGAGATGCTTGAAGACTGGGAAGACTCAGTCAACATCG GCCGCAAAAGGAAGTGGTTCAAGATAGACGAGGCGATCCGTGTGCTGCAGTGCCACAAGCCTGTCCACGCCGAGTACCTCCGCAAGCTCACGGCTAACTGCAGCCCCTCCAATGGCAACAGTCAGGAGACGGTCACCCAGGACGACAATGCTCCCCACCACGTCACGCCCTCACAGGACTGCAGCCAGACCCACGTACACAGATAG
- the nudt4a gene encoding nudix (nucleoside diphosphate linked moiety X)-type motif 4a isoform X4 yields the protein MMKFKPNQTRTYDGEGFKKRAACLCFKNEREDEVLLVSSSRHPDQWIVPGGGMEPEEEPCGAAVREVYEEAGVRGTLGRLLGVFENQDSKHRTYVYVLTVTEMLEDWEDSVNIGRKRKWFKIDEAIRVLQCHKPVHAEYLRKLTANCSPSNGNSQETVTQDDNAPHHVTPSQDCSQTHVHR from the exons ATGATGAAGTTTAAGCCCAACCAGACTAGGACTTACGATGGCGAGGGTTTTAAAAAACGAGCCGCCTGCTTGTGTTTTAAAAACGAACGGGAGGACGAG gtgCTACTTGTGAGCAGTAGTCGACACCCAGACCAGTGGATAGTTCCAGGAGGAGGAATGGAACCAGAGGAGGAGCCCTGTGGAGCAGCTGTACGGGAGGTGTATGAAGAG GCTGGAGTGAGAGGCACCCTGGGAAGACTCCTGGGGGTGTTTGAG AACCAGGACAGCAAACACAGGACGTATGTGTACGTCCTCACGGTGACCGAGATGCTTGAAGACTGGGAAGACTCAGTCAACATCG GCCGCAAAAGGAAGTGGTTCAAGATAGACGAGGCGATCCGTGTGCTGCAGTGCCACAAGCCTGTCCACGCCGAGTACCTCCGCAAGCTCACGGCTAACTGCAGCCCCTCCAATGGCAACAGTCAGGAGACGGTCACCCAGGACGACAATGCTCCCCACCACGTCACGCCCTCACAGGACTGCAGCCAGACCCACGTACACAGATAG
- the c1qtnf13 gene encoding complement C1q tumor necrosis factor-related protein 4: MHQQHHTRAAQGTSTFLTRPLTFLLYLLTCSGLAGSFHVPPLVTGQRSAFSATRSSSITGGSQRAVTFDRLLVNVGHDFNPDTGRFRCRIPGVYYFTFTVGKFPKKLLSVMLVKNGQEVQAIAYDDYRKEGRKVQSQSVMVSLRAMDTVWLLLQENPQYALYSNVGPYITFSGYLVYPDVSSNTGYVNNHLPPPALPFPGCPPPGDYGWTRREELAEEPRSAFSVARTSPILGERIFQQSKQALTFDVEYVNIGGHFNKTSGHFTCHYPGAYFFAFTVGKHPRRAVSVKLMLGKGEVQAMVFDEDMSRRREMQSQSLLLLLQRGDSVWLYSQQDDRYGIYSNQGRYTTFSGFLVYAVAPVGQGRTQN; this comes from the exons ATGCATCAGCAACACCACACCAGAGCAG CTCAAGGCACATCAACGTTTTTGACCCGGCCTCTGACCTTCCTGCTCTATCTGCTCACTTGCTCGGGACTGGCCGGATCTTTCCATGTTCCTCCCTTGGTGACCGGCCAGCGCTCGGCCTTCTCGGCCAcccgcagcagcagcatcacaggCGGCTCCCAGCGTGCTGTGACCTTTGACCGCCTGCTGGTCAACGTGGGTCACGACTTCAACCCCGACACAGGCCGCTTCCGTTGCCGCATCCCAGGTGTCTACTACTTCACGTTCACCGTTGGCAAGTTCCCCAAGAAGTTGCTGTCTGTCATGCTAGTCAAGAACGGCCAGGAGGTGCAGGCCATCGCCTACGACGACTACCGCAAGGAAGGCCGCAAGGTGCAGAGCCAGAGTGTGATGGTCAGCCTGAGAGCCATGGACACTGTGTGGCTGCTGCTCCAGGAGAACCCTCAGTACGCCCTTTACAGCAACGTTGGCCCCTACATCACATTTAGCGGCTACCTCGTCTACCCAGATGTGTCATCAAACACGGGTTACGTCAACAACCACCTTCCCCCGCCGGCTCTGCCGTTTCCCGGCTGTCCACCACCAGGGGACTACGGCTGGACAAGGAGAGAGGAGTTGGCGGAGGAGCCTCGCTCAGCCTTCTCCGTGGCCCGGACGTCTCCCATCTTGGGGGAGAGGATCTTCCAGCAGAGCAAGCAGGCCCTGACCTTCGACGTGGAGTATGTCAACATCGGGGGACACTTCAACAAGACGTCGGGCCACTTCACGTGCCACTACCCGGGGGCCTACTTCTTCGCCTTCACCGTGGGCAAGCACCCACGCAGGGCTGTGTCCGTCAAGCTGATGCTGGGCAAGGGCGAGGTGCAGGCCATGGTGTTCGACGAGGACATGTCCCGGCGGCGGGAGATGCAGAGCCagagcctgctgctgctgctgcagagggGAGACAGCGTGTGGCTCTACAGCCAGCAGGACGACCGATACGGCATCTACAGCAACCAGGGCCGTTACACCACCTTCTCCGGCTTCCTTGTCTACGCAGTGGCCCCCGTGGGACAGGGCAGGACTCAGAATTAA